One part of the Mycobacterium marinum genome encodes these proteins:
- a CDS encoding CD225/dispanin family protein, giving the protein MSYPPGPYGGSPEWQGQQPGWQPPQPGWPAQRPGYAPEPDNYLIWAILTTLFCCLPLGIVSIVYSSKVSGLWAQGRYAEAQAASASARKWAIISAIGGVVVAVAFAVIYIALILVAVSVDHNTPSTITTYSDF; this is encoded by the coding sequence ATGAGTTATCCGCCAGGGCCCTACGGAGGTTCCCCAGAGTGGCAGGGTCAGCAGCCGGGCTGGCAGCCACCGCAACCCGGCTGGCCGGCCCAGCGGCCGGGCTACGCACCGGAGCCGGACAATTACCTCATCTGGGCGATCTTGACCACGCTGTTTTGTTGCCTGCCCCTCGGGATCGTCTCGATCGTCTACTCCTCCAAGGTTTCCGGCTTGTGGGCGCAAGGGCGCTACGCCGAGGCGCAGGCCGCCTCCGCCAGCGCTAGGAAGTGGGCCATCATCAGCGCAATCGGCGGAGTGGTGGTCGCGGTGGCCTTTGCGGTGATTTACATCGCCCTTATCCTGGTGGCGGTTTCGGTGGACCACAACACTCCCTCCACCATCACCACGTATTCCGACTTCTGA
- a CDS encoding enoyl-CoA hydratase/isomerase family protein: MFGVVDLSRAPDATRAAGEISAPGVTVAHGWATELAEAEPCLSAATFTLAEGPCADRRVITVESVSQTLAELRQRCQRWPQASAVCDDVLRTIDPDGPTLAGVLTESLAYSTLQAGPEFARWLDERGPADLPDIADPVQTERDDDTLRIRFNRAQRHNAFSGDARAALLEALTVAQLDPSVSGIVLSGNGPSFCSGGDLAEFGTFADPASAHLARTRHSPALALAALTARLGRACRAEVHGRVLGSGLEMAAFCGWVRAHPDSVFGLPELSLGLIPGAGGTVSVTRRIGRWRTAYLVLSGRTIDAGTALDWGLIDAIAVNSD, encoded by the coding sequence ATGTTCGGTGTGGTTGACCTCTCACGTGCCCCGGATGCCACCCGTGCGGCGGGCGAAATCTCGGCTCCGGGGGTGACCGTGGCGCACGGCTGGGCCACCGAGCTCGCCGAAGCCGAACCATGCTTGAGTGCGGCAACTTTCACCTTGGCCGAAGGCCCGTGTGCCGACCGCAGGGTGATCACCGTGGAGTCGGTGTCACAGACTTTGGCCGAGCTAAGGCAGCGGTGCCAACGGTGGCCGCAGGCCAGCGCCGTCTGCGACGACGTGCTGCGCACGATAGATCCCGACGGCCCGACACTGGCCGGCGTGCTGACCGAATCGCTGGCCTACTCGACATTGCAGGCCGGGCCGGAGTTCGCTCGCTGGCTCGACGAACGCGGGCCCGCTGACCTGCCCGACATCGCCGATCCCGTGCAGACCGAGCGCGACGATGACACCCTGAGAATCAGATTCAATCGGGCCCAACGGCACAACGCATTTTCCGGCGATGCGCGGGCCGCGCTGCTGGAAGCGCTGACCGTAGCCCAGCTGGACCCCTCGGTGAGCGGGATCGTGTTGAGCGGCAACGGTCCATCGTTCTGTAGTGGCGGCGATCTGGCCGAGTTCGGTACCTTCGCCGACCCCGCCAGCGCTCATCTGGCGCGCACCAGGCACAGCCCGGCGCTGGCGCTGGCTGCGCTCACCGCCCGGCTGGGCCGGGCCTGTCGCGCCGAAGTACATGGCCGGGTGCTGGGTAGTGGCCTGGAAATGGCCGCGTTCTGCGGGTGGGTGCGGGCGCATCCGGATTCGGTATTCGGACTACCGGAACTGAGTCTGGGACTGATCCCCGGCGCCGGCGGCACCGTCAGCGTGACGCGTCGAATCGGACGCTGGCGCACCGCATATCTGGTGCTTTCCGGGCGAACCATTGACGCCGGCACCGCACTGGACTGGGGGCTGATCGACGCGATCGCGGTCAACAGCGACTAG
- the trmB gene encoding tRNA (guanosine(46)-N7)-methyltransferase TrmB, which translates to MRHDGPMHVQPGVGLQSDTSSSTGTGSGPADEPEAEKSAWGYLPPTAFRSRHSALSSIQQQTWERLWPQLGRQATAHSQPSARGHEPIDPIDARAWFGRQAPVVLEIGCGSGTSTLAMAQAEPNVDVIAVEVYRRGLAQLLCAIDRADLQRINIRLIRGNGIDVLRDLIAPESLTGVRVFFPDPWPKARHHKRRLIQPSTVALIADRLLRGGVFHAATDHPGYAEHIIAAGDAEPALARVDPGVDSLPISVVRPTTKYEMKAHNAGSSINELIWKKQR; encoded by the coding sequence ATGCGCCACGATGGACCAATGCATGTCCAGCCCGGGGTGGGGCTCCAGTCCGACACGTCGTCTTCGACCGGCACGGGGTCAGGCCCGGCGGACGAGCCAGAGGCCGAGAAGAGCGCGTGGGGCTATCTTCCCCCGACCGCCTTTCGTTCGCGCCATTCGGCACTGTCGAGCATCCAGCAGCAGACCTGGGAGCGGCTATGGCCGCAGCTGGGCCGGCAGGCAACGGCACACTCCCAGCCATCGGCACGCGGCCATGAGCCCATCGACCCCATCGACGCCCGGGCCTGGTTCGGCCGGCAGGCACCGGTGGTGCTGGAAATCGGCTGCGGCAGCGGCACCTCGACGCTGGCGATGGCGCAGGCCGAGCCCAACGTCGATGTGATCGCGGTGGAGGTCTATCGCCGGGGGCTGGCGCAACTGCTCTGCGCGATCGACCGGGCGGACCTGCAGCGAATCAACATCCGGTTGATCCGCGGTAACGGGATCGACGTGCTGCGCGATCTGATCGCCCCGGAATCGTTGACCGGAGTGCGCGTCTTCTTCCCCGATCCCTGGCCCAAGGCGCGCCATCACAAGCGCCGGCTGATACAGCCCAGCACGGTTGCCCTGATCGCCGACCGGCTACTCCGTGGAGGTGTTTTTCACGCGGCAACCGACCATCCCGGCTACGCCGAGCACATCATCGCCGCCGGCGATGCCGAGCCCGCGCTGGCACGAGTGGATCCGGGCGTCGATTCGCTTCCCATCTCGGTGGTCCGTCCGACCACCAAGTACGAGATGAAAGCCCATAACGCGGGCAGCAGCATTAACGAGTTGATATGGAAAAAGCAGCGTTAG
- a CDS encoding CoA transferase has product MSAVPSRWASKWGSSGLAYLTGLPGGPPDFSRANILGRAETIAADAATLLTGRAGLLGLTRRGRVSAGGATRLLAAADGWFAITLSRPDDVDAVPALLRADEVPDDPWGSLQRWATTRPKSAIIKRTELLDIPASALGEAYPAPPRIRRAGARARARDPAGLLVADLSSMWAGPLCGQLLARAGATVVKVESPRRPDGTRAGNRAFFDWMNAQKLSYCLDFDDDAEELRELLEAADIVIEGSRPAALARRRLGPEHIAARPGRIWLRISGYGEHSRRPAFGDDAAVAGGLVGVAADGPVFCADAIADPLAGLESARAITESLRRGGGELIDVSMAGVAATYAALPVGAAAATDRALPPQPPAPPSRPAAALGADGDLVRRLVRERDGR; this is encoded by the coding sequence GTGAGTGCGGTGCCATCCCGCTGGGCCAGCAAGTGGGGAAGTAGTGGGCTGGCCTACCTGACCGGTCTGCCCGGCGGGCCGCCCGACTTTTCGCGCGCCAACATTTTGGGACGCGCCGAAACGATTGCCGCCGACGCGGCCACCTTGCTGACCGGGCGGGCCGGTCTGCTCGGGCTGACTCGCCGGGGCCGGGTCTCGGCGGGCGGCGCCACCCGGCTGCTCGCGGCCGCCGACGGCTGGTTCGCAATCACACTGTCGCGCCCGGACGATGTCGATGCGGTCCCCGCGCTGCTGCGGGCCGACGAGGTGCCCGACGACCCATGGGGATCGCTGCAGAGGTGGGCCACAACGCGTCCCAAGTCCGCCATCATCAAACGAACCGAATTGCTCGACATCCCGGCTTCCGCCCTGGGAGAGGCCTACCCCGCCCCGCCCCGAATCCGTCGGGCCGGAGCGCGAGCTCGCGCGCGTGACCCCGCTGGTCTGCTCGTTGCCGATTTGTCGTCCATGTGGGCGGGCCCGTTGTGCGGTCAGCTGCTGGCCCGGGCGGGAGCTACCGTGGTCAAGGTCGAAAGCCCGCGCCGGCCGGACGGCACACGCGCCGGCAACCGCGCCTTCTTCGACTGGATGAACGCGCAAAAGCTCTCCTACTGCCTGGATTTCGACGACGATGCGGAAGAGCTGCGCGAGCTGCTGGAGGCCGCGGACATCGTGATCGAGGGTTCGCGTCCCGCTGCCCTGGCGCGACGCCGGCTCGGCCCGGAGCACATCGCAGCGCGGCCCGGGCGAATCTGGCTACGCATCAGCGGATATGGAGAGCACTCCCGGCGGCCCGCTTTCGGCGATGATGCCGCCGTGGCCGGTGGCCTGGTAGGAGTCGCGGCCGACGGCCCGGTGTTCTGTGCGGATGCCATAGCCGACCCGCTGGCCGGACTGGAGTCAGCCCGGGCCATCACCGAATCGCTACGGCGCGGGGGTGGTGAGCTCATCGACGTCTCCATGGCCGGCGTTGCCGCGACGTATGCCGCACTGCCCGTGGGGGCCGCGGCGGCCACGGATCGGGCCTTGCCGCCACAACCGCCGGCGCCGCCGTCGCGACCCGCCGCCGCGCTGGGGGCCGACGGTGACCTGGTGCGGCGGCTGGTCCGCGAAAGGGACGGGCGCTAG
- a CDS encoding MaoC family dehydratase — MHTGYMGIREGGPYFDDLSVGQVFDWAPALTLSAGLAAAHQAILGDRLRLALDSSLCGAVTGAPAALAHPGLVCNAAIGQSTLVTQRVKANLFYRGLTFHRYPLIGDTIYTRTEVVALRANTAKPGRAPTGMAALRMTTIDQADRLVLDFYRCAMLPASADWDPAGAADDDLSGIGADAKPPAIDPTAHWDAEAYRTRVPGPHFDAGIAGKVMHSTGDLVSSAPELARLTLNIAATHHDSRVAGQRLVYGGHTIGLALAQASRLMPNLVTVLGWEHCDHTGPVREGDTLYSELHVESAEPTANGGVLGLRSLVYAVGDSEPDRQVLDWRFTALQY, encoded by the coding sequence GTGCATACCGGGTACATGGGCATCCGTGAGGGCGGGCCCTACTTTGACGACTTGTCCGTGGGTCAGGTGTTCGACTGGGCGCCGGCGTTGACCCTGTCGGCCGGCCTGGCGGCCGCCCATCAGGCGATTCTGGGGGACCGGCTGCGGCTGGCCCTGGACAGCAGCCTGTGTGGCGCGGTAACCGGCGCACCAGCGGCACTGGCGCATCCGGGGTTGGTGTGCAACGCGGCGATCGGGCAGTCCACCCTGGTCACCCAGCGGGTCAAAGCCAACCTGTTCTACCGCGGGCTGACCTTTCATCGGTACCCGCTGATCGGAGACACCATCTACACCCGCACCGAGGTTGTGGCGCTCCGGGCCAACACGGCCAAGCCGGGCCGGGCGCCGACCGGAATGGCCGCGCTGCGGATGACCACCATCGACCAGGCCGATCGACTGGTGCTCGACTTCTATCGCTGCGCGATGCTGCCGGCCAGCGCGGACTGGGATCCCGCCGGCGCCGCCGACGACGACCTGTCGGGCATCGGCGCCGACGCGAAGCCACCCGCGATCGATCCGACGGCGCACTGGGATGCCGAGGCCTACCGCACCCGGGTCCCGGGGCCCCATTTTGACGCCGGCATTGCGGGCAAGGTCATGCACAGCACCGGAGATCTGGTCAGCAGCGCGCCCGAGCTCGCCCGACTCACGCTCAACATTGCTGCCACACATCATGATTCGCGGGTGGCTGGGCAGCGGCTGGTCTACGGCGGGCACACCATCGGCCTGGCCTTGGCGCAGGCGAGCCGACTGATGCCCAACCTGGTCACGGTGCTGGGGTGGGAGCACTGCGACCACACCGGGCCGGTACGGGAGGGCGACACCCTCTACAGCGAGTTGCACGTCGAGTCGGCGGAGCCGACCGCCAACGGGGGCGTGCTTGGCCTGCGTTCGCTGGTCTACGCCGTCGGCGACTCGGAGCCCGACCGCCAGGTGCTGGACTGGCGGTTCACCGCACTGCAGTACTAG
- a CDS encoding phosphoenolpyruvate carboxykinase (GTP), producing MTSATIPGLDTAPTNHQGLLSWVQEVAELTQPDRVVFADGSDEEFHRLSAQLVDAGTFTRLNDEKFPNSYLALSDPSDVARVESRTFICSEREIDAGPTNNWMDPSEMRTLMTDLYRGCMRGRTMYVVPFCMGPLGAEDPKLGVEITDSEYVVVSMKVMTRMGTAALEKMGQDGFFVKALHSVGAPLEDGQADVPWPCSDTKYITHFPETREIWSYGSGYGGNALLGKKCYSLRIASAMARDEGWLAEHMLILKLISPENKAYYIAAAFPSACGKTNLAMLQPTIPGWRAETLGDDIAWMRFGKDGRLYAVNPEFGFFGVAPGTNWKSNPNAMRTIAAGNTVFTNVALTDDGEVWWEGLEGDPQHLVDWKGNEWYFRETETTAAHPNSRYCTPMSQCPILAPEWDDPQGVPISAILFGGRRKTTVPLVTQARDWQHGVFIGATLGSEQTAAAEGKVGNVRRDPMAMLPFMGYNVGDYVQHWIDIGKNSDESKLPQVFFVNWFRRGEDHRFLWPGFGENSRVMKWIVDRIEHKAGGKTTPIGTVPTVEDLDLEGLDANPADVSEALAVNAEEWREELPLIEEWLQFIGEKLPTGIKDEFDALKERLRDAE from the coding sequence ATGACCTCAGCGACCATCCCCGGTCTGGACACCGCGCCGACTAATCACCAGGGGCTGCTGTCCTGGGTGCAGGAGGTCGCCGAACTGACCCAGCCCGATCGGGTTGTTTTCGCTGACGGTTCCGACGAGGAGTTTCATCGGCTCTCCGCGCAACTGGTCGACGCCGGTACCTTCACCCGGCTCAACGACGAGAAATTCCCGAACTCCTACCTAGCTTTGTCTGATCCCTCCGACGTCGCGCGGGTGGAATCACGCACCTTCATCTGTTCCGAGCGCGAGATCGACGCCGGCCCCACCAACAACTGGATGGACCCGAGCGAGATGCGCACGCTCATGACCGACCTGTACCGCGGTTGCATGCGTGGCCGCACCATGTACGTGGTGCCGTTCTGCATGGGTCCGCTGGGTGCGGAGGACCCCAAGCTCGGGGTGGAGATCACCGACTCCGAATACGTCGTGGTTTCGATGAAGGTGATGACCCGTATGGGCACCGCCGCGCTGGAGAAGATGGGTCAGGACGGCTTTTTCGTCAAGGCGCTGCACTCGGTCGGCGCGCCGCTGGAAGACGGTCAGGCGGACGTGCCGTGGCCCTGCAGCGACACCAAGTACATCACCCACTTCCCCGAGACCCGGGAAATCTGGAGCTACGGCTCCGGCTACGGCGGTAACGCGCTGCTGGGCAAGAAGTGCTACTCACTGCGGATCGCCTCGGCGATGGCTCGTGACGAGGGCTGGCTGGCCGAGCACATGCTGATCCTCAAGCTGATTTCGCCCGAGAACAAGGCGTACTACATTGCGGCGGCGTTCCCGTCGGCCTGCGGCAAGACCAACCTGGCGATGCTGCAGCCCACCATCCCGGGCTGGCGCGCCGAAACCCTCGGCGACGACATCGCCTGGATGCGGTTCGGCAAGGACGGCCGGTTGTACGCGGTGAACCCGGAATTCGGTTTCTTCGGGGTGGCCCCGGGCACCAACTGGAAGTCCAACCCCAACGCCATGCGCACCATCGCCGCGGGCAACACGGTGTTCACCAACGTCGCGCTGACCGACGACGGCGAGGTGTGGTGGGAAGGTCTGGAGGGCGACCCCCAGCACCTGGTCGACTGGAAGGGCAACGAATGGTACTTCCGCGAGACCGAGACCACGGCCGCGCACCCGAACTCGCGGTACTGCACCCCGATGTCGCAATGCCCGATCCTGGCCCCCGAGTGGGATGACCCCCAGGGCGTGCCGATTTCGGCCATCCTGTTCGGCGGCCGCCGCAAGACCACCGTTCCGTTGGTCACCCAGGCACGCGATTGGCAGCACGGTGTGTTCATCGGCGCCACCCTGGGCAGCGAGCAGACCGCCGCCGCCGAGGGCAAGGTCGGCAACGTGCGGCGCGACCCCATGGCCATGCTGCCGTTCATGGGCTACAACGTCGGCGACTACGTCCAGCACTGGATCGACATCGGCAAGAACTCCGACGAGTCCAAGTTGCCGCAGGTCTTCTTCGTCAACTGGTTCCGTCGTGGCGAAGACCACCGCTTCCTGTGGCCCGGCTTCGGCGAGAACAGCCGCGTGATGAAGTGGATCGTCGATCGCATCGAGCACAAGGCCGGCGGTAAGACCACACCGATCGGCACCGTTCCCACCGTCGAGGACCTGGACCTGGAGGGGCTGGACGCCAACCCCGCCGACGTGAGTGAAGCGCTGGCGGTCAACGCCGAAGAGTGGCGCGAAGAGCTCCCCCTTATCGAGGAGTGGTTGCAGTTCATCGGTGAGAAGCTGCCGACCGGCATCAAGGACGAGTTCGACGCGCTCAAGGAGCGGCTGCGCGACGCCGAATGA
- the fadD4 gene encoding fatty-acid--CoA ligase FadD4 yields MQIRQHVGADKPAVILHPSGTVVSFDELEARANRLAHRFRRAGLREGDAVAILMENNEHIHAVMWAARRSGLYYVPINTHLTAAEAAYIIENSGAKAIVGSAALRDTCAGLGEHIRAGPPELLILAGPEGCLTGWEPYPQCVADQPDTAIDDELEGDLLQYSSGTTGRPKGIKRELLHVAPDAAPGMMSALVGYWMDADSIYLSPAPLYHTAPSVWSMSAQAGGITTVVLEKFDPEGALEAIQRHRVTHAQFVPAMFTRMLKLPESIRNSYDVSSLKRVMHAAAPCPVEIKKQMMDWWGPIIDEYYASSEAIGSTLITAEDWLEHPGSVGKPMQGGVHILGADGVELPPGQAGEIYFEGGYSFEYLNDPSKTAASRDKHGWVTVGDVGYLDDQGYLFLTDRRHHMIISGGVNIYPQEAENILVTHPKVMDAAVFGVPDDEMGQRVMAVVQTVDPADANSQFGDELMEWLRDRLSHFKCPRSVAFEAQLPRTDTGKLYKNGLIEKYSG; encoded by the coding sequence ATGCAGATTCGCCAGCACGTCGGGGCGGATAAGCCTGCAGTCATTCTGCATCCGTCGGGGACGGTAGTCAGTTTCGACGAACTGGAAGCGCGGGCCAACCGGCTGGCGCATCGGTTTCGCCGCGCGGGACTGCGCGAGGGCGACGCCGTGGCCATCCTGATGGAAAACAACGAGCACATCCACGCGGTCATGTGGGCGGCTCGACGTAGCGGGTTGTATTACGTACCCATCAATACCCATCTGACCGCGGCCGAAGCCGCCTACATCATCGAGAACAGCGGTGCCAAGGCCATCGTCGGTTCGGCGGCGCTGCGCGATACCTGTGCCGGTCTGGGCGAACATATTCGGGCGGGCCCGCCCGAGCTGCTGATCCTGGCCGGGCCCGAAGGCTGCCTGACCGGCTGGGAGCCCTATCCGCAATGCGTGGCCGATCAACCCGATACTGCGATCGACGACGAGCTCGAGGGTGACCTGCTGCAGTATTCGTCGGGAACCACCGGACGGCCCAAGGGAATCAAGCGCGAACTACTCCACGTTGCCCCGGATGCTGCGCCCGGGATGATGTCGGCCCTGGTTGGCTATTGGATGGACGCCGACTCGATCTATCTGAGCCCGGCGCCGCTATATCACACCGCGCCGTCGGTGTGGTCGATGAGTGCGCAGGCCGGCGGAATCACCACGGTCGTGCTGGAGAAGTTCGACCCCGAGGGGGCGCTCGAGGCGATCCAGCGCCACCGGGTAACGCACGCACAGTTTGTGCCGGCCATGTTCACTCGGATGCTGAAACTTCCTGAGAGCATTCGTAATTCGTATGACGTATCCAGTCTGAAGCGAGTCATGCACGCCGCCGCCCCGTGTCCTGTTGAGATCAAGAAACAGATGATGGACTGGTGGGGGCCGATCATCGACGAGTACTACGCCTCTTCGGAGGCGATCGGCTCGACATTGATCACCGCCGAAGACTGGCTCGAGCACCCGGGTTCGGTCGGCAAACCCATGCAAGGTGGCGTGCACATCCTCGGCGCCGACGGCGTCGAGTTGCCGCCGGGCCAGGCCGGCGAAATCTACTTCGAAGGCGGCTATTCCTTCGAGTACCTCAACGATCCGTCGAAAACCGCCGCCTCCCGCGACAAGCATGGTTGGGTGACGGTGGGCGACGTCGGCTACCTGGATGACCAGGGGTACCTGTTTCTGACCGATCGCCGCCACCACATGATCATCTCCGGCGGGGTCAACATCTACCCGCAGGAAGCCGAAAACATCTTGGTGACCCATCCCAAGGTCATGGATGCGGCGGTGTTCGGCGTACCCGACGACGAGATGGGCCAGCGCGTGATGGCCGTCGTGCAGACCGTCGACCCGGCCGATGCGAACAGCCAGTTCGGTGACGAACTGATGGAATGGCTGCGAGATCGTCTGTCGCACTTCAAGTGTCCGCGATCGGTTGCCTTCGAGGCGCAGCTGCCCCGCACCGATACCGGCAAGCTCTACAAGAACGGACTGATCGAAAAGTATTCGGGATAA
- a CDS encoding amidohydrolase family protein, with protein MLIRRATLLDGSTADIRVCARIQEVGQGLVARPGERVLDAAGQTVLPGLHDHHVHLRSAASALDSLTLGPPTVDSKEKFRQHLSSAQPGPDGWIRAVGYHESVAGPLDRTVLDALVPHLPVRVQHRSGALWILNSAALNRIGLAGHVDGRLRSADSDWSDALPRRKTDLAALGDRLTAAGVTGVTDATPDLSDEDMAALTVAHQRGEFRPRVRFLSPGKKILRDDHLDLEALMAWITDSHGAGQPVAIHCVTAAQLVVTIAAVRAVGRHPHDRIEHAAVVPDDLVADLAGLGLTVVTQPNFVAERGDQYLDEIPAAEHGQLWRVASLLNANVPVAFSTDLPFGSGDPWAAMRAAVHRRTPRGVVLGVDECVTARAALTMFLGRPDQPGRVRAVAAGQPGDLCVLAQTPAMVLTELDASLVSATIIGGEVAYAA; from the coding sequence GTGCTGATTCGGCGAGCCACCTTGCTGGATGGGTCCACGGCCGACATCCGGGTGTGTGCCCGCATTCAGGAAGTCGGTCAGGGGTTGGTCGCACGGCCGGGGGAGCGGGTGCTCGACGCCGCCGGCCAAACCGTGCTGCCCGGCCTGCACGACCACCATGTGCACCTGCGCTCGGCCGCCTCCGCCCTGGATTCGCTGACTCTGGGGCCGCCCACAGTTGATTCCAAAGAGAAATTTCGGCAACACCTTTCGAGCGCGCAGCCCGGTCCGGACGGATGGATCCGCGCCGTCGGCTATCACGAATCCGTTGCCGGACCACTGGACCGGACCGTGCTGGATGCGCTGGTGCCGCACCTTCCCGTGCGCGTTCAGCATCGCAGCGGGGCGCTGTGGATCCTGAACTCGGCGGCACTGAACCGGATCGGGCTGGCCGGTCATGTCGACGGCCGCCTGCGCAGCGCCGACTCCGACTGGTCGGATGCTTTGCCGCGACGCAAGACCGACCTCGCGGCGCTCGGTGACCGGCTCACCGCGGCCGGTGTCACCGGAGTCACCGATGCCACACCGGATCTCAGCGACGAGGACATGGCCGCACTCACCGTTGCGCATCAGCGCGGGGAGTTTCGTCCGCGGGTCCGGTTTCTTTCTCCCGGCAAGAAGATCCTGCGTGACGATCACCTGGACCTGGAAGCGCTGATGGCCTGGATCACGGACTCGCATGGCGCCGGACAACCCGTTGCCATCCACTGCGTAACCGCGGCTCAGCTGGTCGTGACGATCGCGGCGGTGCGCGCCGTGGGCCGCCATCCGCATGATCGAATCGAGCACGCCGCGGTGGTGCCCGATGACCTGGTGGCCGACTTGGCCGGGCTCGGGCTGACGGTGGTGACGCAGCCCAACTTCGTTGCCGAGCGCGGCGATCAGTACCTCGACGAGATCCCCGCCGCCGAGCACGGGCAGCTGTGGCGGGTCGCTTCACTGTTGAATGCAAACGTGCCGGTGGCCTTTTCCACCGACCTGCCGTTCGGGTCCGGCGACCCGTGGGCGGCGATGCGCGCCGCGGTGCATCGCAGGACCCCTCGCGGGGTCGTTCTGGGCGTCGATGAATGCGTCACGGCGCGTGCGGCTTTGACCATGTTCTTGGGCCGGCCGGATCAGCCGGGGCGGGTGCGTGCCGTGGCCGCCGGTCAGCCCGGGGACCTCTGCGTGCTGGCACAGACACCGGCGATGGTGCTGACCGAGCTGGACGCCAGCCTGGTAAGCGCGACGATCATCGGTGGCGAAGTCGCCTATGCGGCCTAG
- a CDS encoding acyl-CoA dehydrogenase family protein, whose protein sequence is MLVATVRAFIDRDVKPSVREVEHANTYPQAWIEQMKRIGIYGLAIGEAYGGSPVSMPCYVQVTQELARGWMSLAGAMGGHTVVAKLLMLFGTDEQKSTYLPAMATGELRATMALTEPGGGSDLQNMSTTAMADGPDQLLITGAKTWISNARRSGLIALLCKTDPHATPRHHGISIVLVEPGPGLNISADLPKLGYKGVEACELSFDNYRAPTSAILGGQPGQGFSQMMKGLETGRIQVAARALGVASAALDDALAYAQQRHSFGQPIWKHQAIGNYLADMATKLTAARQLTHYAAQRYDSGQRCDMEAGMAKLFASETAMEIALNAVRIHGGYGYSTEYDVERYFRDAPLMIVGEGTNEIQRNVIARQLIARGGI, encoded by the coding sequence ATGCTGGTGGCTACCGTGCGGGCCTTCATCGACCGCGACGTGAAGCCCAGCGTGCGCGAGGTCGAACACGCCAACACCTACCCGCAGGCCTGGATCGAGCAGATGAAACGCATCGGCATCTACGGCCTGGCCATCGGGGAAGCCTACGGCGGATCGCCGGTGTCGATGCCGTGCTACGTCCAGGTCACCCAGGAGCTGGCCCGCGGATGGATGAGCCTGGCCGGCGCCATGGGCGGACACACCGTGGTGGCCAAACTGCTGATGCTCTTTGGCACCGACGAACAAAAATCCACCTACCTGCCAGCCATGGCCACCGGCGAGCTGCGCGCCACCATGGCCCTGACCGAACCCGGCGGCGGTTCCGACCTCCAAAACATGTCCACCACCGCGATGGCTGACGGACCCGACCAGCTGCTGATCACCGGCGCCAAGACCTGGATCAGCAACGCCCGCCGCAGCGGGCTGATCGCCCTGCTGTGCAAGACCGATCCCCACGCCACACCCCGCCACCACGGCATCTCGATCGTGCTCGTCGAACCGGGCCCCGGCCTGAACATCTCAGCTGACCTGCCCAAACTGGGATACAAGGGCGTGGAAGCCTGCGAACTGTCCTTCGACAACTACCGGGCACCGACCTCTGCGATATTGGGAGGCCAACCAGGTCAAGGGTTTTCACAAATGATGAAAGGACTCGAAACCGGCCGCATCCAGGTCGCCGCCCGCGCCCTGGGCGTGGCCAGCGCAGCACTCGACGACGCCCTGGCCTACGCCCAGCAACGGCACAGCTTCGGCCAACCGATCTGGAAACACCAAGCCATCGGAAACTACTTGGCCGACATGGCAACCAAACTCACCGCCGCCCGCCAACTCACCCACTACGCCGCCCAACGCTACGACAGCGGCCAGCGATGCGACATGGAGGCCGGCATGGCCAAACTCTTCGCCTCCGAAACCGCCATGGAAATCGCGCTCAACGCCGTCCGAATCCACGGCGGCTATGGCTATTCCACCGAATACGACGTCGAACGCTACTTCCGCGACGCACCCCTGATGATCGTCGGCGAAGGCACCAACGAAATCCAGCGCAACGTGATCGCCAGACAACTGATAGCCCGCGGCGGAATCTAA